Proteins encoded together in one Pontiella desulfatans window:
- a CDS encoding M1 family metallopeptidase, translating into MTKILLTLALLIGLLGCKEEKDPLRLDHAVKPLMQKITLSLDPDQDWYRGTVEIRISVPAGTESFRFHARDLGIENVELHSGNWKSELSFSEGEKGTITATAPEPINPGYCSLQIGFTNVFSRQGTGIYKVEYEGRNYLFSQMEPEYARDSFPCWDAPEFKIPWELELRTPTNVAAYANTPVCSTFIAKGRKVTSFKESKPMPSYLVAFAVGDFEEVPIDDFPVEGKIIVPKGKTGLTAEAARISPPLLKALEAYFGIPYPYEKLDQIAVPEFNFGAMENVGLITYRDTALLRDPKAITLGQKQWLASIVAHEMAHMWFGNLVTPKWWDDLWLNESFASWIALKMVNETFPEYEMHNNDIRSRQRALDADSLSTTRPIRRPIAASDAMAHLFDSLAYNKGMAVLDMVESWMGEEPFRKGMAEYMNDHAWGNADAFDLAQSLGTVAGSDVLAIMKSFVTQPGIPFLEFEPLGTREIRISQQRYAHLGTTADETPEWIVPLALKFVDGTTQKVLLTQRSQSVLLDRAVQGFYPNADEKGYYRWTLPPEHMTQLSADVRQLDIRNRLGFISNLAALFSAGAIDAPAYLEILASFSTDESPEVRQTIVDNLTGFAGGLIPPDLEEAYGTFLSSVLKPMLAQIGSAKAEGEDPLIEQLRPGLIAGLGWHGDDAGILQLAKEMAMGYMADPYAVDPSLAKPFLRLAALAGDEALFNAYVEKFETVTEPTQKATYLKGLTGFRDPELMERALDYALSNAVPPHLFGTIPYGLTNTDANRWLVFEWLKENYPAIQAKVPEQSLSYLPWLACGQSPELLDDARSFLLVEGRKTQGMEIEFGKVEAVVKLNAALREKELEGIRGFLCK; encoded by the coding sequence ATGACTAAAATCCTACTCACCCTCGCCTTGTTGATCGGTCTGCTTGGATGCAAGGAGGAGAAGGATCCACTCCGGCTGGATCATGCCGTTAAACCCTTGATGCAAAAGATCACGCTATCGCTTGATCCCGACCAGGATTGGTACCGGGGTACGGTCGAGATCAGGATAAGCGTTCCTGCCGGAACCGAATCCTTCCGGTTCCACGCCCGGGACTTGGGGATCGAAAACGTTGAGCTGCACAGCGGGAATTGGAAAAGCGAGCTATCGTTCTCGGAGGGGGAAAAAGGCACCATCACCGCCACGGCTCCGGAGCCGATCAACCCGGGATACTGTTCCCTTCAGATCGGCTTCACCAACGTGTTTAGCCGGCAAGGCACCGGCATCTACAAGGTGGAATACGAAGGCCGCAACTATCTCTTCAGCCAGATGGAGCCGGAATATGCCCGCGACTCGTTTCCCTGCTGGGACGCTCCTGAATTCAAAATCCCATGGGAGCTTGAACTTCGAACCCCCACCAACGTCGCGGCCTATGCCAACACACCGGTTTGCTCGACGTTTATCGCAAAGGGCAGGAAGGTCACATCGTTCAAGGAAAGCAAACCCATGCCCTCCTATCTGGTTGCCTTTGCCGTGGGCGACTTCGAGGAGGTGCCGATCGATGATTTTCCAGTGGAAGGGAAGATCATCGTCCCCAAGGGAAAGACCGGCCTAACGGCGGAAGCCGCGCGGATATCGCCGCCGTTGCTCAAAGCGCTGGAAGCCTATTTCGGAATTCCCTACCCCTACGAAAAGCTCGACCAAATCGCCGTTCCGGAATTCAATTTCGGCGCGATGGAAAACGTGGGGCTGATCACCTATCGCGATACCGCCCTGCTGCGCGATCCGAAGGCCATCACCCTCGGACAAAAGCAATGGCTCGCCTCCATCGTTGCGCACGAGATGGCGCACATGTGGTTCGGCAACCTGGTCACTCCAAAATGGTGGGACGACCTTTGGCTGAACGAATCGTTCGCCTCATGGATCGCACTCAAGATGGTCAACGAGACCTTCCCCGAATACGAGATGCACAACAACGACATCCGCTCGCGCCAGCGCGCCCTGGATGCCGACTCGCTCTCCACCACGCGCCCGATCCGCCGCCCGATCGCGGCATCCGATGCCATGGCGCACCTGTTCGACTCGCTCGCCTACAACAAGGGCATGGCCGTGCTCGACATGGTGGAAAGCTGGATGGGGGAAGAACCCTTCCGTAAAGGCATGGCCGAATACATGAATGACCACGCCTGGGGTAATGCCGATGCCTTCGATCTCGCACAATCGCTCGGCACCGTGGCGGGGAGCGATGTGCTGGCCATCATGAAAAGCTTTGTCACCCAGCCGGGAATTCCTTTCCTCGAATTCGAACCGCTTGGAACCCGGGAAATCCGAATCAGCCAGCAACGCTATGCCCACCTCGGGACCACAGCGGACGAAACCCCGGAATGGATCGTGCCCCTTGCCCTGAAATTCGTCGATGGCACGACGCAGAAGGTTTTGCTGACCCAGCGCTCCCAATCCGTCCTCTTGGATCGCGCCGTTCAAGGATTCTACCCGAACGCCGATGAAAAGGGCTACTACCGCTGGACGTTGCCGCCGGAGCACATGACGCAACTCTCCGCCGATGTACGGCAACTCGACATCCGCAACCGCCTGGGTTTCATCAGCAACCTTGCCGCCCTCTTCAGTGCAGGGGCGATCGATGCGCCGGCCTATCTGGAAATCCTGGCATCCTTTTCCACGGATGAATCGCCCGAGGTGCGCCAGACCATCGTCGACAACCTTACCGGCTTTGCCGGCGGCCTGATTCCTCCCGACCTCGAAGAAGCCTATGGCACGTTCCTCTCCTCCGTCCTCAAACCCATGCTCGCCCAAATCGGCAGCGCGAAAGCCGAGGGGGAAGACCCCTTGATCGAGCAACTCCGTCCCGGACTGATCGCTGGACTTGGATGGCACGGTGATGATGCGGGGATCCTGCAGCTGGCCAAGGAAATGGCAATGGGGTATATGGCCGATCCCTACGCGGTCGATCCCTCGCTCGCGAAACCGTTCCTGCGTCTGGCGGCGCTCGCGGGCGACGAAGCCCTCTTCAACGCCTATGTCGAAAAATTTGAAACGGTAACCGAACCCACCCAAAAGGCCACCTATCTCAAAGGGTTGACCGGTTTCCGCGATCCGGAACTGATGGAGCGCGCTCTCGACTATGCCCTGTCCAACGCCGTCCCGCCGCACTTGTTCGGCACCATACCCTATGGCCTGACCAACACCGACGCCAACCGGTGGTTGGTGTTCGAGTGGCTCAAGGAAAACTATCCCGCCATCCAGGCCAAGGTTCCCGAGCAATCGCTCAGCTACCTTCCCTGGCTGGCCTGCGGACAGTCGCCGGAGCTGCTGGATGACGCCCGCAGCTTCCTGCTGGTGGAAGGCCGCAAAACCCAGGGCATGGAAATCGAATTCGGCAAGGTCGAAGCGGTCGTTAAGCTCAACGCCGCGCTCCGGGAAAAGGAGCTCGAAGGCATTCGCGGCTTTCTGTGCAAATAA
- a CDS encoding glycosyltransferase family 2 protein — MEGSPAGNSSLFFQLKTLFREEAENIFHYIILPKHPRFGFNACMKVSVVMPVYNAEGTVLQALDCLRAQTYPSLEIVVVNDGSTDGTLELLRRQKEIVLLDHSHRGIAPALNDGLAAAQGEYIARMDADDLCHPERVELQASFLDTFTDMGIVGSKVKFGGDRKKQAGYAAHVDWINSLVDPNAIALNRFVESPFAHPSVMFRRELFERFGAYRDGPFPEDYELWLRWMANGVEAGKVDRELVTWNDPPDRLSRTDERYSIDAFYATKADYLFQWLEKNNPHHPNVIVWGAGRVTRKRVDILSSYGLRITHYVDLKKRKLNCGTPVIQPDEIPDPTTCFVLPMVGKRGARDKIRAFLTERGFVEGQHCIFAA, encoded by the coding sequence ATGGAGGGATCCCCGGCAGGAAACAGCTCTTTGTTTTTCCAGCTCAAGACGCTCTTCCGTGAAGAGGCGGAAAACATCTTCCACTACATTATTCTGCCTAAACATCCGCGATTCGGGTTTAATGCGTGCATGAAGGTTTCAGTCGTTATGCCGGTATACAACGCCGAGGGCACCGTGCTCCAAGCACTGGATTGCCTGCGCGCGCAAACCTATCCATCGCTGGAAATCGTGGTGGTCAACGATGGCTCCACCGACGGCACGCTGGAGCTGTTGCGCCGGCAAAAAGAGATCGTCCTGCTCGACCATTCCCACCGGGGCATCGCGCCTGCGCTCAACGACGGGCTGGCCGCCGCGCAGGGCGAATACATTGCCCGTATGGATGCCGACGACCTTTGCCATCCGGAGCGCGTCGAGTTGCAGGCTTCGTTCCTCGATACGTTTACAGACATGGGGATCGTCGGCAGCAAGGTCAAGTTTGGCGGCGACCGGAAAAAGCAGGCGGGCTATGCCGCGCATGTCGATTGGATCAATTCGCTGGTCGATCCCAACGCGATTGCACTCAACCGGTTTGTTGAATCGCCCTTCGCCCATCCGTCGGTCATGTTCCGCCGCGAGCTGTTCGAGCGGTTCGGCGCCTACCGCGACGGCCCGTTCCCGGAAGACTATGAGCTATGGCTGCGCTGGATGGCCAACGGCGTCGAGGCCGGAAAGGTGGATCGGGAACTGGTGACCTGGAACGATCCGCCCGACCGCCTTTCGCGCACAGACGAGCGCTACAGCATCGACGCCTTCTACGCAACCAAGGCCGACTATCTTTTCCAATGGCTGGAGAAAAACAACCCGCACCACCCGAACGTCATCGTCTGGGGGGCGGGCAGAGTAACCAGAAAGAGGGTCGATATCCTGTCTAGTTACGGATTACGCATCACGCATTACGTGGATCTCAAGAAACGCAAGCTCAACTGCGGCACCCCCGTCATCCAGCCCGACGAAATCCCCGATCCCACCACCTGCTTCGTGCTGCCCATGGTTGGCAAGCGCGGCGCGCGCGACAAGATCAGGGCGTTTCTGACGGAGCGCGGATTCGTCGAGGGCCAGCATTGCATCTTTGCGGCATAA
- a CDS encoding 1-aminocyclopropane-1-carboxylate deaminase/D-cysteine desulfhydrase, whose product MNDLFSNFPTADVSALPTPVVRLSNLGHDRLFMKCDNLSGETYGGNKIRKLDFLLGQALAEERRSVITYGAAGSNHALATAVCCRQRGLKAISILAPQETNGHVRKNLLMQQAVGAELILCPGFSDFPETTRQAVERCKQTDGLEPYIIPAGGTNATGALGFVNAALEMAGQIQPDVIYIPMGTGGTHAGLLVGLKLAGLNTRVEAVRVVEPEFRDRTHIQQLCDELCAKLEKGLQDQCGLLETEERKGREADEFPLLRELCDLGVEKNPRIEDSNIIIRDAFFGEGYGMSTPEAEEAVRLFKEQENVYLETTYTGKATAALLHDLRTGALDGQTVLYWNTLNSRDFSDEVAPIDFHTLPPDFHSYFSGEIV is encoded by the coding sequence ATGAATGATCTTTTCAGCAATTTTCCGACCGCCGATGTTTCCGCGCTCCCCACGCCCGTTGTCCGTCTTTCAAATCTTGGGCACGACCGGCTCTTCATGAAATGCGACAACCTTAGCGGCGAAACCTACGGCGGCAACAAGATCCGCAAGCTCGACTTCCTGCTGGGGCAAGCGCTGGCCGAGGAGCGCAGGAGCGTCATCACCTATGGCGCGGCCGGTTCCAACCACGCGCTCGCCACCGCCGTCTGCTGCCGCCAGCGCGGCCTCAAGGCCATCTCCATCCTGGCGCCGCAGGAAACAAACGGGCATGTCCGCAAAAACCTCCTGATGCAACAGGCCGTCGGTGCGGAGCTGATCCTCTGCCCTGGTTTCAGCGACTTCCCGGAAACCACCCGCCAAGCGGTCGAGCGCTGCAAGCAGACCGACGGCCTGGAGCCCTACATCATCCCAGCCGGCGGCACCAATGCCACCGGGGCCCTCGGCTTTGTTAACGCCGCGCTCGAAATGGCCGGGCAGATCCAGCCCGACGTCATCTACATCCCCATGGGCACCGGCGGCACCCATGCCGGCCTGCTGGTTGGCCTAAAGCTTGCAGGACTCAACACCCGCGTCGAAGCCGTCCGCGTCGTCGAGCCCGAATTCCGCGACCGCACCCACATCCAGCAACTGTGCGACGAACTCTGTGCCAAACTCGAAAAAGGTCTTCAGGATCAATGCGGATTACTTGAAACAGAAGAGCGCAAAGGCCGCGAAGCGGATGAATTCCCCCTCCTTCGCGAGCTTTGCGATCTTGGTGTTGAAAAAAATCCACGCATCGAAGATTCCAACATCATCATCCGCGACGCGTTTTTCGGCGAGGGCTACGGCATGTCCACGCCCGAGGCGGAGGAGGCCGTTCGCCTATTCAAGGAACAGGAAAACGTCTACCTCGAAACCACCTACACCGGAAAGGCCACCGCCGCCCTGCTCCACGATCTCCGCACCGGTGCGCTCGATGGCCAGACCGTCCTCTACTGGAACACCCTCAACTCCCGCGACTTTTCGGATGAGGTTGCCCCGATCGACTTCCACACCCTGCCCCCCGACTTCCACTCCTATTTTTCTGGCGAAATAGTTTAG